A part of Oncorhynchus kisutch isolate 150728-3 linkage group LG2, Okis_V2, whole genome shotgun sequence genomic DNA contains:
- the LOC109865677 gene encoding growth/differentiation factor 8, whose protein sequence is MNLMQVLIYLSFMVAFGPMGLGDQTAHHQSPATDDGEQCSTCEVRQQIKNMRLHAIKSQILSKLRLKHAPNISRDVVKQLLPKAPPLQKLLDQYDVLGDDNKDGLMEEDDEHAITETIMTMATEPESIVQVDGKPKCCFFSFNSKIQANRIVRAQLWVHLQPPDEVTTVFLQISRLIPVTDGGRNIQIRSLKIDVNAGVSSWQSIDVKQVLSVWLRQPDTNWGIEINALDSKGNDLAVTSAESGEGLQPFMEVKISEGPKRSRRDSGLDCDENSPESRCCRYPLTVDFEDFGWDWIIAPKRYKANYCSGECEYMHLQKYPHTHLVNKANPRGTAGPCCTPTKMSPINMLYFNRKEQIIYGKIPSMVVDRCGCS, encoded by the exons ATGAATCTGATGCAGGTTCTAATTTATCTGAGTTTTATGGTTGCTTTCGGTCCAATGGGTCTTGGTGATCAAACGGCGCACCACCAATCCCCTGCCACGGATGACGGTGAGCAGTGCTCAACATGCGAGGTCCGACAGCAGATCAAAAACATGAGATTACACGCCATCAAGTCACAAATTCTTAGCAAACTGCGACTCAAGCACGCGCCCAATATTAGCCGAGATGTTGTCAAGCAGCTCTTGCCCAAGGCACCACCTTTGCAGAAACTTCTTGACCAGTATGATGTACTTGGAGATGACAATAAGGATGGACTTATGGAAGAAGATGATGAACATGCCATCACAGAAACAATCATGACAATGGCCACTGAAC CCGAATCCATCGTCCAAGTTGATGGGAAACCCAAGTGTTGCTTTTTCTCCTTCAATTCGAAGATTCAGGCGAACCGCATAGTTCGGGCACAGCTATGGGTGCACCTTCAGCCACCTGACGAAGTCACCACCGTGTTCCTGCAAATCTCCCGCCTGATCCCTGTCACGGACGGGGGCAGGAACATACAGATCCGGTCTCTAAAGATCGACGTGAATGCAGGAGTCAGCTCTTGGCAGAGTATCGACGTGAAACAAGTGTTGTCGGTGTGGCTGCGGCAACCGGACACGAATTGGGGGATCGAGATTAATGCGTTGGACTCAAAGGGAAATGATCTGGCCGTTACCTCAGCTGAATCCGGAGAAGGACTG CAACCCTTCATGGAGGTGAAGATTTCGGAGGGCCCGAAGCGCTCCAGGAGAGATTCGGGCCTGGACTGTGATGAGAACTCCCCCGAGTCCCGCTGCTGCCGGTACCCCCTCACAGTGGACTTTGAAGACTTTGGCTGGGACTGGATTATTGCCCCCAAGCGCTACAAGGCCAACTACTGCTCTGGTGAGTGCGAGTACATGCACCTGCAGAAGTACCCCCACACCCACCTGGTGAACAAGGCTAACCCCCGAGGCACCGCAGGGCCCTGCTGCACCCCCACCAAGATGTCCCCGATCAACATGCTCTACTTCAACCGCAAAGAGCAGATCATCTACGGCAAGATCCCATCCATGGTGGTGGACCGCTGCGGCTGCTCGTGA